AAGCTCCGTCTGTACTCAAGAATCCATGTATTTGGGTCAAACTGCACCACAGAAGCACTCCATTTTTCTTGCACCCAAGAAATATTACCACGGTGAATTGTATACTTCGCTTCCCCATTTGACCACTATTACAAAAGATGCATCACAAAGTGCAAGCCAAGTAAACAACGCAATCGAGAGGTTCTTAGCTCAGGAAACCAATAATAGCATATGAAACTGCATAACTAATATAAGTAATGCAAATGCAAATCATTTACTTGTGTGACTCTTCCCGATATAATGCTGAATAATCGGGGAGAATATTGAGATGAGAGCAATCCAGCTGTCTGCAATGGCCATCCCCAAATGCTTATCTCTTCTGTCATTGATTCATACAGCACACATTGCGAATTCAGCAACAAACCATCCTAAAATACAGTAGATAATTCTATTCaattttgagattggtaaagaTTAAATCCCcataatgaataaaaaaatcatctaAGAAACAAGATCAAGTGCGTGCACATTCATTCATCATTTAATagtcatttattttattaaaatactcataatcaatcaaaataatCTTCCAAGAATCAATATAAATTTCATACCCATTCATAGTTAGATACGGTAATTAACACGAATACCCAGAACAAGTATCCAAGATTACAGAGGCCAAAAATTCGTCCAATATACCTCACTGATTCTCCACAGAGAATTATTAGAGCTGCAGCTTGAGACCTTTTCCCTAATTAAACCTTGTAATTCATTCTCCAAGAAAAGAAACCTTGTATTGAATTCCTCTAAATCCCATGATTTCTCACCCAAACTCTTAACAATATCCGGTGAAAATTTAGTCTTCAAAACCCCAGAAACCATCCAGGAAACCCCATACTCCATACCCAATATCAAGATCAAGCATAAACACCACCTCACCACAAATTTCCCAAATCCCAACTCCTTGTTTCCTTTCTCAACCCTTTCCTGAAAATTGATTCTTGCAGTGCTATTCAGCGGCGGAGAaacaaaaattttcttaatatgAGCCCTAGGTTTTGGCGTAAAAACATCTGTTGATGAAGGGTTGAAAGCAATAGGGCTTCTTGAAACCATAGGCCTTGAAGCAGAGATTTTCGTAAGTGAGCTTCTGGGCTTACTTTGTGGCATCAAATCAAGAGTCGCATTGATGCTTTCTATGCAGATTTCGCAGTGGCAATTCGCATCTTTTCTGCATCCCGGAAAATAAACGCTGTCTCGAGTTTCAGATGCGTTGCTGTTCACTGTGGTGCTGGATTTAACAGATGAATTTGGTGTAAGAAAATTTGTTTCCGTGGTTTCTTCCATGGGTTTGGGGCTTTTTCTTGAAACCATTTTTCTGGGCTTTGAGATTATCTGGGTTTCGTGTAATTTCTTGATCTCGAGAGTAAGAGAGGACTATAgagtttttgaaatttgaatgtAACGGTCCTCCAAGAAAGGTTTCAGCTTTGAATTAACTCGCCACGAGAGTACGGAGTGGAGACTGGAGATAACAAGAGGAACTcgaaatgactgttttgcctcCACAAATCATTTTCCCCCTAAAAAATGTGATttctggaatttgttttgaaattatgttacatagaaatatttaaaaaaatgatgatAACATAGTTGATTATTAACTCTTTTGAAAATTGTGAATATTAGTAGAGTTGACTCGtgtcacaaataaagattcataagatcgtctcacaagagacctactctttgaAAGAAGCTccgaaaatatttatgtcatggcattgaaatttaaaatgtaaCTATCTATTTGACCACAAAGTCTCTCTCTTTGATCATTGAAAAAACTTCTCTGTgactaaaaatatataataaattaatgtTTCATCTTTCAAACCAAATAATGAGAAGTACTAAAATGTCACACAGATGAGTGTGGTTCATATATATACATCTAGGTGTGCAAACGACTCAAACTCCGTCAAAACTTTAGCTCCATCTCGAGTCGAGTTCGAGTAGCTCAAGTCCACAATTGAGTTGAGCTTGAGTATACGATGAGTCTATTGAGCTACTCAATTACATacacatattatttatttaaaatataaaaaatcgaGTTTTTTGAAACTCGAGCAACTAATACATTATCGAGTCGAACTCGAGTtcgatatttttaattttttttcgaaTCGAGCTGGAGTAATACATCTATCGATTTTTCATTTCACACTCAACTCACTGGGAAATACCATATGATTAATTACACTACATAAATTATCTATATCTAACcaattttttattaatcatgCTATTAGGTGACTGTTACAAAATCAAAACCGTTTTAATAGACTTCATATGGTTGACTAAGACGAACATGCAAATGTAATTGTTGTGTTATATTACGTGGAATTGAACACAGAACAAGCGATGTAAGAGTCGACAAGAATGATCTTGTACGAATGttgttacaattttttttattaataacaaTAAGTCTAGATTGAATTATGTCATATTATTGGTTAATTCTAGGTGAAGTATTGCATGATCACCTTTAGATTTTATATCGTCGtttgaaacatatttctcaTTGAAATATTGTGGATATACTCTGGGGTCGGTGTTTTGTTGGCCTCTCCATTATGTCTCTACCTACTCGTGCACATCCTTCTATATATCTTCTCGGCTGGATCAAAGAACCTCTAACCAGGGGCATAGCCAAAGGCTCCTGTACCAGGGCTTTAACCCGGgtggcccaatttttttttaaaaaaattatatgtaaattttatataattttggaataatataatattagttcgggtagatcaatttaatatattaaaaaattatagagtttaaaattttagctcGGACGGAATCATATTTTTGGTTCCGTCATTTCCTCTAACTCATAAAGGGTTCCCACCATCCATAAactttttttaagaaattaattaatgaatCCATTAATAACCTTTGTTTGGTTCATTCATCAAGAAAAAACCCAGCCCAATCCAGAAGCCCGTGGTAATTTCTTATCATGTACATTAAATTCATTCCACCATCAACGGCGATATCCATACACGATCGTATCAAACTGTACAAATACTCGATCCTTCCATCTTTCTGTCCTTATATTTcaacttttgattatacatgCATCCACTCTAGGAATATAAGATTAATTGAATCTGCTGATGTATTTCAATTCTAGCTCGATCGATcgaattaaatgaatttattgagTTTGAGCTTATGTCATTACGAgctttccgcatttataatgtTTTTAGTACTATATACATCTATGTATGGAACAATATagttctgttttttttttttttcctaatgTTTTCGATCAATTTACGGAATTAGTCCactaaattgtaattttttttttcaattttactcATTTTCACCATGGTGCTGGTCATATGGCTCTAAAAAGTGACGATGTGTC
This window of the Primulina tabacum isolate GXHZ01 chromosome 4, ASM2559414v2, whole genome shotgun sequence genome carries:
- the LOC142541695 gene encoding uncharacterized protein LOC142541695, with amino-acid sequence MVSRKSPKPMEETTETNFLTPNSSVKSSTTVNSNASETRDSVYFPGCRKDANCHCEICIESINATLDLMPQSKPRSSLTKISASRPMVSRSPIAFNPSSTDVFTPKPRAHIKKIFVSPPLNSTARINFQERVEKGNKELGFGKFVVRWCLCLILILGMEYGVSWMVSGVLKTKFSPDIVKSLGEKSWDLEEFNTRFLFLENELQGLIREKVSSCSSNNSLWRISEDGLLLNSQCVLYESMTEEISIWGWPLQTAGLLSSQYSPRLFSIISGRVTQWSNGEAKYTIHRGNISWVQEKWSASVVQFDPNTWILEYRRSFILNNPRLMSALMEFLKLRLIREFEKMRQEFWGLFAFGSQPSYFSGRSYQIPT